The following coding sequences lie in one Corticium candelabrum chromosome 10, ooCorCand1.1, whole genome shotgun sequence genomic window:
- the LOC134185377 gene encoding uncharacterized protein LOC134185377, protein MSASKSLGHQSGASDSRSLADSRSLADRLELTSYTRRDDGGTKASYLDPNDRTKSMVEIWIPFSGDEQDENGKAYLKRTATLPAKINLIRGDDTDGATRERHMSEPQYAPSEDDDAYRKDSLVSGSGFSTTSSDPLYGTLRSQSSWKNAPHSITSLGSTMASPYDRYTLRDEERREKKKRRWPLLLCCLALVILSILAVVLAVLLTTVLKCKTNNTHITSHHNTTQQHITTHQNTTQHNTSQHNTSRHNTASPHEASTPAPLVAIGKTPDNSTQGTKPYSC, encoded by the exons ATGAGTGCATCGAAGAGTCTAGGCCATCAGAGTGGAGCATCCGACAGTCGCAGTCTTGCCGACAGTCGCAGTCTTGCTGATCGCTTGGAATTGACGTCGTACACGCGTAGGGACGACGGCGGCACGAAGGCGTCGTATCTCGATCCGAACGACCGGACCAAGTCGATGGTCGAGATATGGATACCTTTCAGTGGTGACGAACAAGATGAGAACGGAAAGGCGTATCTCAAGCGTACGGCAACACTTCCAGCCAAAATCAATCTCATCAGAGGTGACGACACCGACGGG GCGACGAGAGAGAGGCATATGAGTGAGCCTCAGTACGCTCCgagtgaagatgatgatgctTATCGGAAGGATTCGCTGGTGAGCGGTAGTGGGTTCAGTACGACCTCGTCCGATCCTCTTTACGGCACGCTGAGATCGCAGAGCAGCTGGAAGAATGCTCCGCATTCGATTACGAGTTTGGGTTCGACCATGGCCAGTCCGTACGACCGTTACACGCTGAGAGACGAAGAGAGACGAGAGAAGAAGAAACGTCGTTGGCCGCTTTTGCTTTGCTGTCTGGCGCTTGTTATTCTCAGCATATTGGCTGTTGTGCTAGCCGTCCTGCTGACAACTGTGCTGAAATGTAAGACAAACAACactcacatcacatcacatcacaacacaacacaacagcacatCACGACACatcaaaacacaacacaacacaacacatcacaacacaacacatcacgACACAACa CTGCGAGTCCACACGAGGCGTCTACACCTGCTCCATTGGTGGCCATTGGAAAGACACCCGACAATTCAACTCAAGGTACAAAACCTTACTCATGTTAG
- the LOC134185742 gene encoding dual specificity testis-specific protein kinase 2-like: MTSTATNQSTPPPIDCVSWPLALRHGNLPRSSSFQAFRAAVRDLHNIDDFEKERIGGGFYGDVYKVVHKRSGQVTVLKINKSGENCVRSLREIQILNRLEHPHILRYVGACVYEGRLHPLTEYVNGGCLEDLLRDSRQELSWRMKMKVARDIASGMAFLHSKKIYHRDLASKNCLLRKDASGYTAVVADFGLAGEVPGEFSMFQPVDGQANDQTDGEVSESRLGERKKSYVRKICEVDLEDGKQEVQFEIVKSPALIKKDGKRRRFSMRKAQSVVGSPYWMAPELMNSKPYNELVDVFSYGILMCEIIARIDADPDCLSRTSEFGLDQEAFIKMCQTEGLQCPSSFMQIAFDCCQVDPAHRPTFPEVVRRLDDLLAWYPASPRLQRSLADGNSPDGEREKSSYATQIEIRLRQSNDGITSTKVVRPRSYHAYEPNRNMDSRMETGSEENGHLEVSRSFRTRRTSLKNELRRNSSPSSDSQIRPDSLGRMTASTKLSSMSQL; encoded by the exons ATGACGAGCACTGCAACCAACCAGTCGACCCCGCCGCCGATCGACTGCGTCAGCTGGCCACTCGCGCTACGCCACGGAAATCTCCCAAGAAGCTCGAGCTTCCAGGCATTTCGCGCCGCAGTGCGCGACCTGCACAACATCGACGACTTCGAAAAGGAGCGCATTGGCGGTGGCTTCTACGGCGATGTTTATAAG gtgGTGCACAAACGGTCGGGGCAGGTGACGGTGCTGAAGATCAACAAATCGGGTGAAAATTGTGTGCGCAGTTTGCGGGAAATACAGATTCTCAATAGGCTGGAGCATCCGCATATTTTACG TTATGTTGGTGCTTGCGTGTATGAAGGTCGGCTGCATCCATTGACGGAG tACGTTAATGGAGGGTGTTTGGAGGATCTGTTGCGAGACAGCAGACAGGAATTGTCTTGGAGAATGAAGATGAAAGTAGCAAGAGACATAGCGTCAGGGATGGCTTTCTTACACTCCAAGAAAATCTACCATCGAGATTTGGCAAGCAAG AATTGTTTATTGAGGAAAGATGCATCAGGATACACAGCTGTAGTTGCTGACTTTGGATTGGCTGGTGAGGTTCCCGGTGAATTCAGCATGTTTCAACCTGTTGATGGTCAAGCAAATGACCAAACTGATGGAGAAGTCAGCGAATCAAGACTAGGTGAAAGAAAGAAGTCATATGTGAGAAAAATCTGTGAAGTGGATTTGGAGGATGGCAAACAGGAAGTGCAATTTGAGATAGTAAAATCACCGGCTCTTATCAAAAAGGATGG CAAGCGGCGCAGATTTTCCATGAGGAAAGCACAGTCTGTTGTTGGGTCGCCATATTGGATGGCTCCAGAGTTAATGAACTCTAAGCCATACAACGAGCTG GTTGATGTCTTCTCATATGGCATTCTTATGTGCGAGATTATTGCGCGAATAGACGCCGACCCTGACTGTCTGTCGAGGACATCC GAGTTTGGTCTTGACCAGGAAGCATTTATAAAGATGTGTCAGACAGAAGGCTTGCAGTGTCCTTCTTCCTTCATGCAAATTGCATTCGATTGTTGCCAA GTTGATCCCGCCCATCGGCCGACTTTCCCGGAAGTTGTTCGGCGCCTTGATGATTTGCTTGCTTGGTATCCTGCCTCTCCGAGGCTACAGCGCAGCCTGGCGGATGGCAACAGCCCAGATGGCGAACGTGAAAAATCGAGTTATGCAACGCAAATAGAAATTCGCCTTCGCCAATCTAACGACGGCATCACTTCTACAAAAGTCGTACGCCCGCGTTCATACCATGCGTACGAGCCTAATCGCAATATGGATTCCCGGATGGAGACAGGAAGTGAAGAGAACGGGCATCTTGAGGTTTCGCGCTCCTTTCGAACTCGCAGAACGTCGCTCAAAAATGAATTGAGACGCAACTCGTCGCCGTCGAGCGACAGCCAAATTCGGCCCGATTCTCTAGGTCGAATGACCGCAAGCACAAAACTCTCGTCCATGTCGCAGCTTTGA
- the LOC134185378 gene encoding A disintegrin and metalloproteinase with thrombospondin motifs 5-like, whose product MATNVSSTKASTTDSTTTSPPPTPVDGDWSRWSRWNECDQPCGGGDQTRVRQCDNPRPQNGGRSCSGEDKLTKRCNTQPCPPGAINGGWGNWGRWTQCSKTCGGGHQVRERLCNNPPPSNGGMNCLGDNVNKSECEMQLCPLYVVKGTVKDATDNNPIKEASVTLAGHTTLTDDKGEYLLRNIPGGTKTLVASASKYAINSRRILVQSSIPKGASDILLSPIIAKDAFRVVLTWGDDPVDLDLYVLTPYRGCRIYYNNLRCKGSGDSKFEGDLDVDDVDGFGPETITLREPYCGDKYVVYVGIFSSGADPKGSFTTSQARVQLFNSTTLVETVQVPVSGYDRLWQFWHVLNIEPGKKGNVPYTLVNKVRSGAPARSVANQMSISDRARACRVKADSGGSSDSDSDDE is encoded by the exons ATGGCGACGAATGTCTCTAGTACGAAAGCTTCTACAACGGATTCGACAACAACGTCTCCTCCGCCCACTCCCGTCGACGGCGACTGGAGTAGATGGAGCAGATGGAACGAATGCGATCAGCCATGTGGGGGTGGAGACCAAACTCGTGTTCGTCAGTGCGACAACCCTCGACCACAAAACGGCGGACGAAGCTGCTCGGGAGAAGATAAACTCACTAAGCGATGCAACACGCAACCGTGCCCTCCCG GTGCTATTAATGGCGGTTGGGGCAACTGGGGCAGATGGACGCAATGCTCGAAAACGTGCGGCGGCGGGCACCAAGTGAGGGAAAGGCTGTGCAACAATCCGCCTCCGAGCAATGGAGGAATGAATTGCCTAGGCGACAACGTCAACAAAAGCGAATGCGAAATGCAATTGTGCCCAC TTTATGTGGTGAAGGGAACGGTGAAAGATGCTACGGATAATAATCCAATCAAGGAGGCGTCCGTTACGTTGGCTGGTCATACTACACTGACTGATGATAAAGGAGAGTATTTGCTGAGGAATATACCGGGGGGAACTAAGACGTTGGTGGCTAGTGCGTCGAAATATGCGATTAACTCTCGACGGATTCTCGTGCAGAGCAGCATACCGAAGGGAGCATCGGATATACTGCTGTCGCCGATTATTGCtaaag ATGCTTTTCGTGTTGTGTTGACGTGGGGAGACGATCCAGTCGATCTCGATCTCTACGTATTAACACCATACAGAGGCTGTCGAATCTACTACAACAACCTCAGATGCAAAGGATCGGGCGACAGCAAATTCGAAGGAGACCTGGACGTCGACGATGTAGACGGATTCGGACCGGAAACCATTACAC TGAGAGAGCCGTATTGTGGTGACAAGTATGTCGTGTATGTTGGTATCTTCAGTTCGGGGGCTGATCCGAAGGGAAGCTTCACGACGAGCCAGGCACGTGTTCAACTCTTCAACAGCACGACGCTCGTCGAGACGGTGCAAGTGCCGGTGAGCGGTTACGATCGGTTGTGGcagttttggcacgtgctcaATATCGAACCCGGAAAGAAGGGGAACGTTCCGTACACGTTGGTCAACAAGGTGCGGAGCGGGGCCCCCGCAAGGAGTGTGGCGAATCAGATGAGCATCAGTGATCGAGCTCGAGCGTGCAGAGTGAAAGCAGACAGCGGTGGATCTAGTGACAGCGATTCTGACGATGAATAG